One Brassica oleracea var. oleracea cultivar TO1000 chromosome C7, BOL, whole genome shotgun sequence genomic window carries:
- the LOC106302579 gene encoding uncharacterized protein LOC106302579: protein MGQQVKWPPKMEAPDSLWNPGLCCDFHRNHGHKTEDCVAQKIEVNELLQKGHLREFLSEKAKAHLSKEASWKSKGDAPSSPPRQDRVIHVISGGFEVSGVSHAAAKKSTRNAKHGLETAQPKCLLLGTDEINFTAKEQEKILAPHHDALVVSLTIANCLVKSILVDNGSSSNIIFLTVYQDLRLEENTLTRKLTPLIGFSGEDKQTAGEVVLLLYAEGINLSTKFLVVDYQSADNMILGRPWIHDMGAVPSTLHQIVKFPTPWGIRAIRGDQ, encoded by the coding sequence ATGGGCCAACAGGTCAAGTGGCCCCCAAAGATGGAAGCACCTGACTCATTATGGAACCCGGGACTCTGTTGCGACTTCCATCGCAATCACGGCCACAAAACTGAAGACTGCGTCGCCCAGAAGATCGAGGTCAACGAACTGCTCCAAAAGGGGCATCTCCGAGAATTCCTTTCAGAGAAAGCCAAGGCTCATCTCAGCAAAGAAGCATCATGGAAATCCAAAGGAGACGCACCAAGCTCACCACCTCGCCAGGATCGGGTGATTCATGTCATCTCAGGAGGCTTTGAAGTAAGTGGTGTGAGTCATGCAGCTGCGAAGAAGAGCACCCGTAATGCTAAACACGGCCTGGAGACTGCTCAACCTAAATGCCTACTTCTAGGTACCGACGAAATAAACTTCACAGCTAAGGAGCAAGAGAAGATATTAGCTCCCCACCATGATGCTCTTGTTGTCTCTCTCACCATAGCGAACTGTTTGGTGAAAAGTATACTAGTAGACAACGGGTCCTCCAGCAATATCATCTTCCTGACGGTGTACCAAGACCTACGGTTAGAGGAGAATACCCTGACACGCAAACTAACTCCACTCATCGGGTTCAGCGGCGAGGACAAGCAAACCGCTGGGGAGGTTGTTCTACTATTATATGCTGAAGGGATCAACCTATCTACCAAATTCCTGGTCGTGGACTACCAATCGGCAGACAACATGATCTTAGGACGACCCTGGATTCACGACATGGGAGCAGTCCCTTCAACCCTCCATCAAATAGTGAAGTTCCCTACACCCTGGGGCATCAGAGCAATCCGAGGCGACCAGTAG